A single genomic interval of Lathyrus oleraceus cultivar Zhongwan6 chromosome 7, CAAS_Psat_ZW6_1.0, whole genome shotgun sequence harbors:
- the LOC127105735 gene encoding uncharacterized protein LOC127105735, translating to MASSTFSNTVSPHSYAPKSPSPRFTTSRSLHLPTRSRNTNVTRRFAISCSSDSANAPKEDTIPIELRYPAFPTILDINQIRDILPHRFPFLLVDRVIEYNPGVSAVAIKNVTINDNFFPGHFPERPIMPGVLMVEALAQVGGLVMLQPEVGGSRENFFFAGIDKVRFRRPVIAGDTLVMRMTLIKLQKRFGIAKMEGKAYVGGEVVCEGDFLMATGSSSE from the exons ATGGCATCCTCTACTTTCTCCAACACCGTCTCTCCTCATTCTTATGCCCCCAAATCTCCATCTCCCAGATTCACCACATCTAGATCTCTCCATCTACCTACCCGGTCGAGGAACACCAATGTCACAAGACGATTTGCAATCTCTTGTTCTTCAGATTCCGCAAATGCTCCCAAAGAAGACACCATCCCAATTGAATTAA GGTATCCTGCATTTCCAACCATATTGGATATCAATCAGATTCGTGATATTCTACCCCACAG GTTTCCATTTCTTCTAGTGGATAGAGTGATTGAATACAATCCTGGAGTTTCTGCAGTGGCTATTAAGAATGTTACAATAAATGATAACTTCTTTCCTGGACATTTTCCAGAAAGACCTATCATGCCTGGTGTGCTCATGGTTGAG GCACTAGCACAGGTTGGTGGCTTGGTTATGTTACAACCTGAAGTGGGAGGTTCTCGCGAGAATTTCTTCTTTGCTGGGATAGACAAAGTACGGTTTAGGAGGCCTGTGATTGCTGGAGACACCTTAGTCATGAGAATGACACTTATCAAATTGCAAAAGCGATTTGGAATAGCGAAGATGGAAGGGAAGGCATATGTTGGAGGTGAAGTTGTCTGTGAGGGTGACTTTTTGATGGCAACAGGATCTTCGAGCGAATAA